A single window of Sporosarcina sp. FSL W7-1349 DNA harbors:
- a CDS encoding acyl-CoA thioesterase, whose protein sequence is MKMAYIKDMEEWAADFGFSIQVSVRISETDMYGHLNNTVPFIYFEQARAEYFKKIGLMNDWQVPNGETIPVVADLQCDFVKQVFFDENLSIYIKAAEVGNSSVDTHYMAKNEKGEVVFTGRGTLVQISKVTGKGIPWTAEEKSLFVKEKVK, encoded by the coding sequence ATGAAAATGGCATATATTAAGGATATGGAGGAATGGGCGGCGGATTTTGGGTTTTCCATTCAAGTATCTGTCCGAATTTCAGAGACAGATATGTATGGACATTTGAACAATACAGTGCCTTTCATCTATTTTGAACAGGCGAGGGCTGAATATTTCAAGAAGATTGGCTTGATGAATGATTGGCAGGTTCCGAATGGGGAAACCATTCCAGTTGTGGCGGATTTGCAATGTGATTTCGTAAAGCAAGTCTTCTTCGATGAAAACCTCTCCATTTATATTAAAGCAGCTGAAGTTGGCAATAGCTCCGTTGACACCCACTACATGGCGAAAAATGAAAAAGGGGAGGTTGTCTTCACCGGCAGGGGGACCCTAGTTCAAATTTCCAAAGTAACAGGAAAAGGAATTCCATGGACGGCTG